A single genomic interval of Chitinophaga sp. 180180018-3 harbors:
- a CDS encoding AarF/ABC1/UbiB kinase family protein, translating into MKEQSNIPTSRVERAGKFVTTGLKVGTNYIKHYTRKLMDPSITKEELHLDNAADIYNTLSNLKGSALKVAQMLSMDKGMLPKAYTEKFAMSQYSAPPLSGPLVVNTFMKTLGKSPAQLYDQFDMHAANAASIGQVHQAVKDGKKLAVKIQYPGVANSVKSDLRIVKPFAIRIVGMNEVDMDKYFDEIESKLLEETDYKLELRRSMELSRQCAHIPNLKFPVYYPELSSERIITMDWLDGLHLKEFLLTNPSQEARDKIGQALWDFYQFQVHHLRQVHADPHPGNFLMRPDGTVGIFDFGCVKEIPEDFYTNYFLLVDKEVLKDDKRRMEIYYNLEMIHPTDTPKEVEFFSGLFQHMINLMTLPFTLESFDFGNEAYFNEIYAYMDELYNMKEVRDSKVARGSRHSLYINRTYFGLYSILSDLKAKVRTAFKN; encoded by the coding sequence ATGAAAGAACAATCCAATATTCCCACCTCCAGGGTGGAACGGGCAGGCAAATTCGTTACGACAGGACTTAAAGTTGGTACTAACTATATCAAACACTACACCCGCAAGCTGATGGATCCTTCTATCACCAAGGAGGAACTTCATCTCGACAATGCGGCCGATATTTACAATACCCTGAGTAACCTGAAAGGCAGCGCCCTGAAGGTTGCCCAGATGCTCAGTATGGACAAGGGCATGCTGCCCAAAGCTTACACGGAGAAATTTGCGATGTCGCAATACAGTGCCCCGCCATTGAGTGGACCGCTGGTGGTAAATACTTTTATGAAGACATTGGGCAAATCGCCAGCGCAGTTGTACGACCAGTTCGACATGCATGCTGCCAACGCAGCCTCTATCGGACAGGTACATCAGGCGGTGAAAGACGGAAAAAAACTGGCCGTTAAGATACAATACCCGGGCGTTGCCAACAGCGTCAAATCCGACCTCCGTATCGTGAAACCCTTTGCTATACGCATTGTAGGGATGAACGAAGTAGATATGGATAAATATTTTGACGAAATCGAAAGCAAGCTGCTGGAAGAAACCGATTATAAACTGGAACTGCGCCGGTCTATGGAGCTCTCCCGCCAATGCGCACATATTCCCAATCTGAAATTCCCGGTGTATTACCCCGAGCTGTCGTCCGAACGCATCATCACCATGGATTGGCTGGACGGCCTTCATCTGAAGGAATTCCTGCTCACCAATCCCTCCCAGGAAGCCCGCGATAAAATCGGCCAGGCCCTGTGGGATTTCTACCAGTTCCAGGTACACCACCTGCGCCAGGTACATGCCGATCCTCATCCCGGCAACTTCCTCATGCGCCCCGATGGCACCGTCGGAATATTCGATTTTGGCTGTGTTAAGGAAATTCCGGAGGATTTCTATACCAATTACTTCCTGCTGGTGGATAAAGAGGTGTTGAAAGATGATAAACGCCGCATGGAAATATACTACAACCTGGAAATGATCCACCCTACAGACACACCGAAGGAAGTGGAATTCTTTTCCGGCCTTTTCCAGCACATGATCAATCTCATGACGCTTCCCTTTACCCTGGAATCCTTTGACTTCGGCAATGAAGCCTATTTCAATGAAATATACGCTTACATGGACGAACTGTACAACATGAAAGAGGTCCGCGATTCCAAAGTAGCCCGCGGCTCCCGGCATAGTCTGTACATCAATAGAACATATTTCGGTCTGTATTCCATTCTGAGTGACCTTAAAGCGAAAGTCAGAACAGCGTTTAAGAATTAA
- a CDS encoding histidine kinase, with translation MKQEWFQKKWAIPGTHLIAWLIFFSLPYLLRPTSDAHAQERMNEKDAWTIFMYITYVNMILLFYINAWILVPRLIYKKKTFEYILYILGALVYQCVLRYIFEKEFLKPHVIDIKPAILFTVFVNIFILSTSTTFQMIVDKMRQERLSSARENENLKTELTLLRSQVSPHFMFNVLNNMVSLARKKSDLLEPSLIKLSSLMRYMLYEADEEKVPLQKETEYLQSYIDLQQQRFGKIVKINVSLEPVDGSYEIEPMLLIPFVENAFKHGTGMILDATIDIQLYTRPGRLFFYVRNKYDAASSEIKDKTSGIGLANVKRRLNLLYGDQYLLQTDAKDGWFVVSLQLNLH, from the coding sequence ATGAAACAGGAATGGTTCCAGAAAAAATGGGCAATACCGGGCACTCATCTTATCGCATGGCTGATCTTTTTCTCCCTGCCTTATCTGCTGCGTCCCACTTCCGACGCGCACGCACAGGAAAGAATGAATGAAAAAGATGCCTGGACCATTTTCATGTATATCACCTATGTTAACATGATTCTCCTGTTTTATATCAATGCCTGGATATTGGTGCCCAGATTGATATATAAAAAGAAAACATTTGAATATATCCTATATATACTGGGTGCCCTGGTGTACCAGTGTGTACTCCGCTATATTTTCGAAAAGGAATTCCTGAAGCCACATGTCATCGACATAAAACCTGCTATATTATTTACTGTTTTCGTAAACATCTTCATTCTTTCTACCAGCACTACTTTCCAGATGATAGTGGATAAAATGCGCCAGGAACGGCTAAGCAGTGCCCGTGAGAATGAAAACCTGAAAACGGAGCTGACCCTGCTCCGCTCACAGGTAAGCCCACACTTTATGTTCAATGTGCTGAACAACATGGTGTCGCTGGCCAGGAAGAAATCGGACTTGCTGGAACCCTCGCTGATCAAGCTGTCGTCGCTGATGCGGTATATGCTCTACGAGGCCGATGAAGAAAAAGTGCCGCTGCAAAAAGAAACGGAGTACCTCCAGAGCTATATCGACCTTCAGCAGCAACGGTTCGGCAAAATCGTAAAGATCAATGTATCCCTGGAACCGGTAGATGGCAGCTACGAAATTGAGCCTATGCTGCTGATACCGTTCGTGGAAAATGCCTTCAAACACGGCACCGGTATGATACTCGACGCCACGATCGATATACAGTTGTATACCAGGCCAGGCCGCCTGTTCTTTTATGTACGAAATAAATATGATGCTGCTTCCTCTGAAATAAAAGATAAAACCAGCGGTATCGGTCTCGCTAACGTAAAACGACGCCTGAATCTGCTGTACGGCGACCAATATCTTTTACAAACGGATGCAAAAGATGGCTGGTTTGTAGTATCCTTGCAGTTAAATCTTCATTGA
- a CDS encoding LytTR family DNA-binding domain-containing protein, protein MTMKCIAIDDEPLALDLLEDNISMVPYLQLIGKCNNAFEAMEILRHQEIDLIFLDIQMPGLTGLQFIESLPNKPLVILITAYEKYALQGFNLSVTDYLVKPVSLERFIKACNKAQELFQLRTSAKANKEQPDFFFVNVDYSLLKVVFADIAWIEGLKDYVKIHLNSSSKHVITRVSIKSLEEQLPPARFIRIHKSYIVSVDAITSIRKNSIFMDTLELPIGDTYRDTVYAIAGKAGQ, encoded by the coding sequence ATGACGATGAAATGTATTGCCATAGATGATGAGCCACTGGCTTTGGACCTGCTGGAAGATAATATCAGCATGGTGCCCTATCTGCAGCTTATCGGCAAATGTAACAACGCATTTGAGGCAATGGAGATCCTGCGGCACCAGGAGATAGACCTGATATTTCTGGATATCCAGATGCCTGGACTTACCGGCCTGCAGTTCATAGAATCTCTGCCCAATAAACCGCTGGTGATTCTTATTACTGCTTACGAAAAATACGCACTGCAGGGCTTCAACCTGTCGGTTACCGATTATCTTGTAAAACCGGTATCCCTGGAACGCTTCATCAAAGCCTGCAATAAGGCCCAGGAACTGTTCCAGCTGCGAACTTCCGCCAAAGCAAACAAAGAACAGCCCGACTTCTTCTTTGTAAACGTGGATTACAGCCTCCTGAAAGTGGTTTTTGCAGACATCGCCTGGATCGAAGGCCTGAAAGATTATGTAAAAATCCATCTCAACAGCAGTTCAAAACATGTTATAACACGCGTTAGTATCAAAAGTCTCGAAGAACAATTGCCGCCTGCCAGGTTCATCCGCATTCACAAGTCGTATATCGTATCTGTTGACGCCATTACATCTATCCGCAAAAACAGTATTTTCATGGATACCCTGGAGCTCCCTATCGGCGATACTTACCGGGATACCGTATATGCTATCGCCGGAAAAGCCGGACAGTAA
- a CDS encoding outer membrane beta-barrel family protein, which yields MQKIYLFITLFLLSMSTRAQAPGGKMPMGMGMPGRVYGKIVDPDGKPVAYASVIILQNRMDSATKKLQEKLLKGALTKGNGEFTIEDLPARGPLKMKITATGYKTVEKPVTFPPFDKDLGNIRLESSTTQLQGVTVTGSKPLMQMDVDKKVFNVEKNIVSTGGTALDVMKNVPSVNVDIDGNVTVRNSSPQLYIDGRPTTLTLEQIPADAIESVEVITNPSAKYDASGGAAGILNIVLKKNRKTGYNGNLRAGVDKRGALNGGADFNLRQNKVNFSASAMGSQMKNRTNGTTDRNNFAETPATFIHQNNSNRTDGGFLFGKVGLDWFATNRTTLSIAGIKVHGEMKPGEIIDIHTDSLNNAKLSSYSQRNSDSKMKFNANGIVLGMKHLFPQEGEELTADFNYFGGKSNNNGNYRTDYYGSNNNIFGSDLQRILGSGSVSFTTIQTDFVKPFKNKLKLETGLRAAIRTTKSNFNNYIFDHDKQDYILIPAASNNYKNSDNVYAAYASVSNTVGNFGYKVGLRAESSSYSGDLLNNGQHFSNSYPVSLFPSLFLSQKLKNQQELQLSYTRRINRPNFFQLIPFTDSTDKLNITKGNPGLVPEFTQSMEMSYLKTFKGNNTFLASVYYRYTNNLITRFLTKEADPVTGQELLVNTYINANSSYSAGAELTTMNSLTKWWTLTANVNIYNSKINTSNVAKSQDALWSWFGKLNNTFRLPYNFEVQLTGTYQSKTNLPVNDNKNVQAGPPMQQAQNASQGYIASFWGVDAAIKKSFLKNNAASATLAFSDIFRSRWSDQYSESAYFTQYYSRLRDPQMIRLTLAYRFGKVDASLFKRKNMGAGMQGMQEVIQ from the coding sequence ATGCAAAAGATTTATTTGTTTATCACCCTGTTTTTGCTTTCAATGAGTACCCGGGCACAAGCCCCCGGCGGGAAAATGCCTATGGGAATGGGCATGCCCGGCCGTGTTTATGGAAAAATTGTTGACCCGGATGGAAAACCTGTTGCCTATGCTTCTGTCATCATTCTCCAGAACAGAATGGATTCGGCCACAAAAAAACTACAGGAAAAATTACTGAAAGGCGCCCTCACTAAGGGTAATGGCGAGTTTACCATCGAAGACCTGCCAGCCAGAGGCCCTTTGAAAATGAAGATTACTGCCACTGGTTATAAAACCGTTGAAAAACCTGTGACATTTCCTCCTTTCGATAAAGACCTCGGCAATATCAGGCTGGAATCCAGTACCACTCAGCTTCAGGGCGTAACGGTAACTGGCAGCAAACCGCTGATGCAGATGGATGTGGACAAAAAAGTGTTTAACGTAGAAAAGAATATCGTTAGTACCGGCGGAACTGCCCTCGATGTCATGAAAAATGTTCCTTCCGTGAATGTGGATATCGACGGAAATGTAACTGTCAGGAATTCTTCTCCCCAGCTCTACATCGACGGCCGCCCCACAACCCTCACGCTGGAACAGATCCCGGCAGACGCTATTGAGAGCGTGGAAGTGATCACCAACCCTTCTGCTAAATACGATGCCTCCGGCGGCGCCGCAGGCATCCTTAATATCGTGCTGAAGAAGAACCGTAAAACAGGCTACAACGGAAATCTGAGAGCCGGTGTTGATAAACGCGGTGCGCTGAATGGCGGCGCCGATTTCAACCTCCGCCAGAACAAAGTTAACTTCTCGGCCAGCGCTATGGGCAGCCAGATGAAAAACCGGACTAACGGTACCACCGATCGCAACAACTTCGCGGAAACGCCGGCTACTTTTATCCACCAGAACAATTCCAACAGAACAGATGGTGGATTTCTTTTCGGAAAAGTAGGTCTCGATTGGTTCGCTACCAACCGTACTACCCTCTCTATCGCGGGAATCAAGGTGCATGGAGAAATGAAGCCAGGCGAAATAATCGATATCCATACGGACAGTCTCAACAACGCCAAGCTCAGCTCCTACAGCCAGCGTAACTCCGACTCTAAAATGAAGTTCAACGCCAACGGGATTGTGCTGGGCATGAAACACCTCTTCCCGCAGGAAGGTGAAGAGCTGACAGCCGATTTCAACTACTTCGGCGGTAAAAGCAACAACAACGGTAATTACAGAACTGATTACTATGGCAGCAACAACAATATCTTCGGCAGCGACCTGCAGCGGATACTTGGCTCCGGCTCCGTAAGCTTCACGACCATACAAACAGATTTTGTAAAACCATTTAAAAACAAACTGAAGCTGGAAACCGGTCTGCGCGCAGCAATCCGCACTACGAAGAGTAATTTCAATAACTACATCTTCGATCACGACAAACAGGATTATATCCTGATTCCTGCGGCTTCCAACAACTATAAAAACAGCGATAATGTATATGCGGCCTATGCCAGTGTATCCAATACCGTTGGTAATTTCGGCTATAAGGTAGGATTACGCGCTGAAAGCTCCAGCTATTCCGGCGACCTGCTCAATAACGGACAGCATTTCTCCAACAGCTACCCCGTGAGCCTCTTCCCTTCGCTATTCCTCAGCCAGAAACTGAAGAACCAGCAGGAACTGCAGCTGAGCTATACCCGCAGGATCAACAGGCCTAACTTCTTCCAGCTGATCCCCTTTACTGATTCAACTGACAAGCTGAATATCACCAAAGGAAACCCGGGCCTGGTACCGGAATTCACACAGTCAATGGAAATGTCGTACCTGAAAACGTTCAAAGGCAACAACACTTTCCTGGCGTCTGTCTACTACCGCTATACTAACAACCTGATCACCCGCTTCCTGACCAAAGAAGCCGATCCGGTAACCGGACAGGAACTGCTGGTGAACACTTATATCAATGCCAATTCCAGCTATTCGGCCGGTGCGGAACTGACTACCATGAACAGCCTTACCAAATGGTGGACGCTTACCGCAAACGTGAATATCTATAACTCGAAAATCAATACCAGCAATGTGGCTAAGTCGCAGGATGCTCTCTGGAGCTGGTTTGGTAAACTGAACAACACGTTCAGACTACCTTACAACTTCGAGGTACAGCTAACGGGTACTTACCAGTCTAAGACCAATTTGCCGGTAAATGACAACAAGAATGTACAGGCAGGTCCACCCATGCAGCAGGCACAAAACGCCTCACAGGGTTATATCGCCTCCTTCTGGGGTGTGGATGCTGCTATCAAGAAGAGCTTCCTGAAGAACAACGCGGCTTCCGCCACACTTGCCTTCAGCGATATCTTCCGCAGCCGCTGGTCTGATCAGTACTCTGAAAGTGCTTACTTCACACAATACTACAGCCGTCTCCGCGATCCGCAGATGATCCGCCTGACCCTGGCTTACAGATTCGGTAAGGTAGATGCCTCCCTGTTCAAGAGAAAGAATATGGGTGCCGGCATGCAGGGAATGCAGGAAGTAATACAGTAG
- a CDS encoding metallophosphoesterase family protein, which produces MATYVIGDIHGALKALQQLIEKINPKEEDTLIFLGDCVDGWSESAGVIAWLMELQHRYHCVFIKGNHDAWCESWLNGIMPEPIWVRSGGAATISSYENLPDDVRALHREFISRMRLFFIDDQQRLFVHAGFTSLHGPEHERFEHMLYWDRSLWELALALDSRLSPESLFYPRRLKKFKEIYIGHTPTLNYGEDAPMRAANVYNLDTGAAFTGRISALNIDTKEVWQSDVVQWMYPGEKGRNG; this is translated from the coding sequence ATGGCAACCTACGTCATAGGGGATATACATGGCGCCCTGAAAGCGCTGCAACAACTGATAGAAAAGATAAATCCGAAGGAAGAAGACACATTGATATTTTTAGGAGATTGTGTAGACGGATGGTCTGAATCGGCCGGAGTCATCGCCTGGCTGATGGAGTTGCAGCATCGTTATCACTGTGTTTTTATTAAGGGGAATCACGATGCCTGGTGCGAATCCTGGCTGAACGGCATTATGCCGGAACCCATCTGGGTGCGCAGCGGAGGAGCTGCTACCATCAGCAGTTATGAAAATTTGCCGGACGACGTGCGTGCCCTGCACCGGGAGTTTATCAGCAGGATGCGTTTGTTTTTCATCGACGACCAGCAGCGTTTATTCGTGCATGCCGGTTTTACTTCTTTGCATGGCCCTGAACATGAGCGGTTTGAGCATATGCTGTATTGGGACAGAAGTTTGTGGGAATTGGCCCTGGCGCTGGATTCAAGGCTCTCGCCCGAATCATTGTTCTATCCGCGCCGGCTTAAGAAATTCAAAGAGATTTACATAGGGCATACTCCCACGCTGAACTATGGTGAGGACGCGCCTATGCGTGCCGCGAATGTATATAACTTAGATACCGGTGCTGCATTTACCGGCCGTATCTCCGCTCTGAATATCGATACAAAGGAAGTGTGGCAAAGCGATGTAGTGCAATGGATGTATCCTGGGGAAAAAGGACGGAATGGTTGA
- a CDS encoding NUDIX domain-containing protein, giving the protein MKQFHEYQNPSLAVDLVVFGYHSDTLSVLLLNRKEEPFKDCWTLPGGFLQMEETFLDTCSRILRTKLGMDEVFLEQLYSFDDPARDPRGRVIAVGYYALINPSKFNIVAGSMANDVKWFNVRKIPALGFDHKHIFKAALQRLKSKIQYYPVGFELLDELFTITELHELYECILQTTIDRRNFRRKILDAAYVINTGLKREGLKNRHPELYKFNKQLKKNSFHINIPSET; this is encoded by the coding sequence ATGAAGCAATTCCATGAATATCAGAATCCGTCGCTGGCGGTAGACCTGGTGGTTTTCGGGTATCACAGCGATACCTTGTCGGTGTTGTTGCTGAACCGTAAGGAAGAACCTTTCAAGGACTGCTGGACGCTTCCCGGAGGTTTCCTGCAAATGGAGGAAACATTCCTGGATACCTGCTCCCGTATTCTGCGCACGAAGCTCGGCATGGACGAAGTATTCCTGGAACAGCTGTATTCGTTCGACGATCCGGCCCGTGATCCCCGTGGCCGGGTAATTGCGGTGGGGTATTATGCACTCATCAACCCGTCCAAATTCAACATCGTGGCCGGTAGCATGGCAAACGATGTGAAGTGGTTCAATGTGCGGAAAATACCAGCGCTGGGTTTCGATCACAAGCATATTTTCAAAGCAGCCCTGCAGCGGCTGAAATCCAAGATCCAGTATTACCCCGTTGGTTTCGAGCTGCTGGACGAACTTTTCACTATCACAGAACTGCACGAACTGTACGAGTGCATCCTTCAGACTACTATAGACCGGCGCAATTTCCGGCGCAAAATTCTCGATGCTGCTTACGTGATCAACACAGGACTGAAGCGGGAGGGCCTGAAGAACCGGCATCCTGAGCTGTACAAGTTTAACAAGCAGCTGAAGAAGAACAGCTTTCATATTAATATACCATCAGAAACCTGA
- a CDS encoding TonB-dependent receptor plug domain-containing protein has protein sequence MMKRLYFVTTTAVLLLAEYHARAQHGKGTKDTLHTQLSQVVVSAPRIEREMMKVDLKMIPVNTAQDLLRKVPGLFIAQHAGGGKAEQIFLRGFDCDHGTDVNINADGIPVNMVSHAHGQGYADLHFLIPETIEGIDFGKGAYYADKGDLNTAGYVNFSTYEQLPDNMFKLEGGSFNTMRAMGMLRLLPDTDDAKSHAWIASEYNYTNGPFDIKQNFNRFNIMGKFSTQFNPRDYLSIQASTFNSGWNASGQIPERAVREGIISRWGSIDPTEGGSTSRTNLALTYRHMIDERTDWQSFFYYSRYKFNLYSDFTFFLKDPVFGDEIEQKDDRSMYGFDHTFTKRFLLPGSYLTWKSSAGLRLDDIGDLELNHVYHRDSLLNRLSYGTATETNLHAYTEIEWRKRKWAITPAVRADHFIFNYHDKLNSLPAGQNQEATRVSPKLNIVYTASRMAQLYLKSGMGFHSNDVRVVMMQKGKSILPFSAGVDLGVVLKPARNLIIQPALWYLYLQQEFVYVGDEAVVEPSGKTKRLGADLSVRYQPFNWLYLDADVNYAHGRFVDEPKGANYIPLAPELTSTGGISVKIPGGFSANMRYRYMRARPANEDNSVIAKGYFVNDLSLAYSRRHWEFTIQAQNVFNTNWNEAQFETETRLKNEQAPVTELCFTPGTLFYLKAGLAVKF, from the coding sequence ATGATGAAAAGACTATATTTTGTTACTACTACAGCGGTGTTGTTGCTGGCGGAATATCATGCCCGCGCACAACACGGCAAAGGAACGAAAGATACCCTGCATACTCAATTGTCGCAGGTGGTGGTGAGTGCTCCCCGTATTGAAAGGGAGATGATGAAAGTGGATCTTAAAATGATACCGGTGAATACGGCGCAGGATCTGCTTCGTAAAGTACCAGGACTATTTATCGCACAGCATGCCGGTGGAGGAAAAGCTGAACAGATCTTCCTGCGCGGATTTGACTGCGACCACGGAACAGATGTTAATATCAATGCCGATGGGATACCAGTGAACATGGTATCGCATGCACATGGGCAGGGATATGCCGATTTACATTTTCTTATCCCCGAAACCATAGAAGGGATTGATTTCGGGAAGGGCGCTTACTACGCCGACAAAGGTGATCTGAACACTGCCGGCTATGTGAACTTCAGCACTTACGAACAGTTGCCGGATAATATGTTCAAGCTGGAAGGCGGCTCTTTTAATACAATGAGGGCCATGGGGATGTTGAGGCTGCTGCCGGATACAGATGACGCCAAGAGCCATGCCTGGATTGCCTCCGAGTACAATTATACCAACGGACCGTTTGATATAAAACAAAACTTCAACCGGTTTAATATCATGGGGAAATTCAGCACGCAGTTCAATCCGCGCGACTATCTTTCCATACAGGCCTCCACCTTCAACTCCGGCTGGAACGCCTCCGGGCAGATCCCCGAACGCGCCGTGAGGGAAGGAATCATCAGCCGCTGGGGCTCTATAGATCCTACAGAAGGCGGGAGCACTTCCCGTACCAACCTGGCACTCACCTACCGGCATATGATAGATGAACGTACCGATTGGCAAAGCTTCTTCTATTACTCCCGTTACAAATTCAACCTGTATTCCGACTTTACCTTTTTTCTGAAAGATCCGGTGTTTGGAGATGAAATAGAACAGAAAGATGATCGCAGCATGTATGGGTTTGATCACACGTTCACGAAGCGCTTCCTGTTACCCGGTAGCTATCTCACCTGGAAAAGCAGTGCCGGCCTGCGCCTCGACGATATCGGCGATCTGGAGCTGAATCATGTATACCACCGGGATTCATTATTGAACCGTTTGTCGTATGGCACGGCTACTGAAACTAACCTGCATGCCTATACGGAAATAGAATGGCGTAAACGGAAATGGGCGATCACACCGGCAGTGAGAGCAGATCATTTTATTTTCAACTACCACGATAAGCTGAATTCCCTGCCAGCCGGTCAAAACCAGGAGGCAACCCGTGTAAGCCCCAAGCTGAACATCGTGTACACTGCCAGCCGCATGGCGCAGCTGTATCTGAAATCGGGCATGGGTTTTCATTCCAACGATGTGCGGGTGGTGATGATGCAAAAGGGGAAAAGCATTCTGCCATTTTCGGCAGGAGTGGATCTGGGCGTAGTATTGAAGCCGGCCAGGAACCTGATCATACAACCTGCGTTGTGGTACCTGTATCTGCAGCAGGAGTTTGTATATGTGGGAGATGAGGCCGTGGTAGAGCCTTCGGGGAAAACGAAACGGCTGGGAGCCGACCTGAGCGTACGCTATCAGCCGTTTAACTGGCTGTACCTCGATGCAGATGTAAACTATGCACACGGACGTTTCGTTGACGAGCCGAAAGGCGCCAATTATATACCGCTGGCACCGGAACTGACCAGCACGGGTGGCATCTCCGTAAAAATCCCCGGTGGCTTTTCTGCCAATATGCGTTACCGTTATATGAGAGCACGCCCGGCTAATGAAGACAACTCGGTGATAGCGAAAGGATATTTTGTAAATGACCTGTCGCTCGCCTATAGCCGCCGGCATTGGGAATTCACGATACAGGCACAGAATGTATTCAATACCAACTGGAACGAAGCCCAGTTTGAAACAGAAACCCGTCTGAAGAACGAACAGGCACCGGTAACGGAGCTTTGCTTTACTCCGGGAACACTCTTCTACCTGAAAGCCGGTCTGGCTGTGAAATTCTAG
- a CDS encoding urea transporter has translation MNEQKLFPAAPYLRGVGQIMLQQNAWTGLFFLAGIFYDSVIMGVGAVLAVLTGTLTAKLLKYDKGETDAGLYGFSAALVGVALTFYFEPTAVVWIAVMLGSAAATVLQHFLIRRKIAGFTLPFILVTWAFLYLFHHVYPVPLSAESAAAVPLSDDFAMATYGFGEVIFQGSLIAGIIFFLGVFISSPIAALYGVAASLLAAFISARFAEPLGDIHMGLLSFNAVLCAIAFAGDKWYDGVYVLLAVLISVFLDIAMLSQHLSVLTFPFVVASFITVNVKNEVNKNAARKLT, from the coding sequence ATGAACGAACAAAAACTATTTCCTGCTGCCCCGTATCTGAGGGGAGTGGGGCAGATTATGCTGCAACAGAACGCATGGACAGGCCTGTTTTTCCTGGCGGGTATATTTTATGATTCCGTTATTATGGGAGTGGGCGCTGTGTTGGCGGTGTTAACGGGCACGCTTACTGCGAAGTTGCTGAAGTACGATAAAGGAGAAACTGATGCCGGCCTGTATGGATTCAGTGCGGCACTGGTGGGCGTAGCGCTTACTTTTTACTTTGAACCTACTGCTGTGGTGTGGATAGCCGTAATGCTGGGATCCGCTGCAGCTACTGTTTTGCAACATTTCCTGATCAGGCGTAAGATAGCCGGGTTCACACTGCCATTCATTCTGGTTACCTGGGCATTCCTCTATCTCTTCCATCACGTATATCCGGTACCATTATCTGCAGAAAGTGCGGCGGCAGTACCCCTGAGCGACGACTTTGCCATGGCTACCTATGGATTCGGAGAAGTGATCTTTCAGGGTAGCCTGATTGCCGGCATTATCTTTTTTCTGGGCGTGTTCATCAGCTCACCGATAGCGGCATTATACGGTGTGGCCGCTTCTTTGCTGGCTGCTTTTATTTCCGCCCGGTTTGCAGAACCGCTTGGCGATATTCATATGGGCCTGTTGAGTTTTAATGCCGTGCTTTGTGCAATTGCTTTTGCAGGAGATAAGTGGTACGATGGTGTGTATGTACTGCTGGCAGTACTGATATCCGTATTCCTCGATATAGCGATGTTATCGCAACACCTTTCTGTACTGACTTTTCCGTTTGTGGTGGCTTCTTTTATAACTGTGAATGTTAAGAATGAGGTGAATAAGAATGCTGCCCGGAAATTAACCTGA
- a CDS encoding urease accessory protein UreD: protein MINRLNITSGYKNGRSYLKDTYFTRPFRVANVGEYKTDPSLYLMVMSSSPGILDGDHYEIDITTESKSRLQLQSQSYQRLFNMQHGAQQHQRIRLHADSTFSYVQHPVVPHERAIFKGRTIIQMEDNCELTFGEIITCGRKHSGEVFRFQHFQNVTEVYHKERLLLKDNILMQPQLMPMQAIGQMEGYTHQATLLYVNTHPGAATDLTAEWYALLEEEKGIVTGVSAAGPNSTVLRILGNGGEQLFNCLRKIQQHLWVKTEKEVL, encoded by the coding sequence ATGATCAACAGGCTGAATATAACAAGCGGGTACAAGAATGGCAGATCTTATCTGAAAGATACCTATTTCACGCGCCCTTTCCGGGTGGCGAACGTAGGAGAGTATAAGACAGACCCGTCGTTGTACCTGATGGTGATGAGCTCTTCTCCGGGCATACTGGATGGAGATCATTACGAAATAGATATTACTACAGAAAGTAAAAGCCGTTTGCAGTTGCAGTCGCAATCGTATCAGCGGTTGTTCAACATGCAGCATGGAGCACAGCAGCATCAACGGATACGACTACACGCAGATAGTACTTTCAGCTATGTGCAGCACCCGGTGGTGCCGCATGAGCGGGCCATCTTCAAAGGACGCACGATTATACAGATGGAAGATAACTGTGAGCTGACCTTTGGAGAAATCATCACCTGTGGCCGTAAGCATTCCGGTGAAGTGTTCCGCTTCCAGCATTTTCAGAATGTGACGGAAGTATATCATAAGGAACGATTGCTGCTGAAAGATAATATACTCATGCAGCCACAATTGATGCCCATGCAGGCCATCGGACAAATGGAAGGATATACGCACCAGGCTACGCTGCTCTATGTGAACACACATCCTGGCGCAGCAACAGACCTGACTGCGGAATGGTACGCACTGCTGGAAGAAGAAAAAGGAATCGTAACAGGTGTATCAGCGGCGGGGCCGAACAGTACCGTGTTACGCATACTTGGCAACGGAGGCGAACAATTATTTAATTGTCTCCGTAAAATACAACAGCATTTGTGGGTCAAAACAGAAAAAGAGGTACTATGA